Proteins co-encoded in one Prunus persica cultivar Lovell chromosome G6, Prunus_persica_NCBIv2, whole genome shotgun sequence genomic window:
- the LOC18775020 gene encoding S-adenosylmethionine synthase 2 encodes MDTFLFTSESVNEGHPDKLCDQISDAVLDACLEQDPDSKVACETCTKTNMVMVFGEITTKAKVDYEKIVRDTCRTIGFVSDHVGLDADNCKVLVNIEQQSPDIAQGVHGHLTKRPEEIGAGDQGHMFGYATDETTELMPLSHVLATKLGARLTEVRKNGTLPWLRPDGKTQVTVEYYNDHGAMVPIRVHTVLISTQHDETVTNDEIATDLKEHVIKPVVPEKYLDEKTIFHLNPSGRFVIGGPHGDAGLTGRKIIIDTYGGWGAHGGGAFSGKDPTKVDRSGAYIVRQAAKSIVASGLARRCIVQVSYAIGVPEPLSVFVDSYGTGKIPDKEILKIVKESFDFRPGMIAINLDLKRGRYLKTAAYGHFGRDDPDFSWEVVKPLKWEKPQE; translated from the coding sequence ATGGACACTTTCCTGTTTACTTCTGAGTCTGTGAATGAGGGACACCCTGATAAACTCTGTGATCAGATTTCTGATGCAGTGCTTGATGCCTGCCTTGAGCAAGATCCCGACAGCAAAGTTGCCTGTGAGACTTGCACCAAGACCAACATGGTCATGGTCTTTGGAGAGATTACAACCAAAGCCAAAGTGGACTATGAGAAAATTGTACGTGACACCTGCCGTACGATTGGATTTGTTTCAGATCATGTTGGCCTTGATGCTGACAACTGCAAGGTCTTGGTTAACATTGAGCAACAGAGCCCTGATATCGCTCAGGGTGTCCATGGCCACCTCACCAAGAGGCCTGAGGAAATTGGTGCTGGAGACCAGGGTCACATGTTTGGTTATGCCACTGATGAGACCACTGAGCTTATGCCTCTAAGCCATGTCCTTGCTACCAAGCTTGGTGCCCGTCTCACCGAAGTTCGCAAGAATGGGACCTTGCCATGGTTGAGACCTGATGGCAAAACACAAGTCACTGTTGAATACTACAATGACCATGGGGCTATGGTTCCAATCCGTGTCCACACTGTTCTCATTTCTACTCAGCATGATGAAACTGTTACTAATGACGAAATTGCTACTGACCTCAAAGAACATGTCATTAAGCCTGTTGTTCCTGAGAAGTACTTAGATGAGAAGACTATTTTCCATCTTAACCCATCAGGTCGGTTTGTCATCGGTGGGCCTCACGGTGATGCAGGTCTCACTGGCCGCAAAATCATCATTGACACCTATGGTGGTTGGGGAGCCCATGGTGGTGGTGCCTTCTCTGGCAAGGACCCTACCAAGGTAGACAGGAGTGGTGCCTACATTGTTAGGCAGGCTGCTAAGAGCATTGTTGCCAGTGGTCTTGCTCGCAGGTGCATAGTGCAGGTCTCATATGCCATCGGTGTTCCTGAGCCACTATCAGTGTTTGTTGACAGTTATGGCACCGGAAAGATTCCGGACAAGGAGATTCTGAAAATAGTAAAGGAGAGCTTTGATTTCAGGCCTGGAATGATTGCCATAAATTTGGATCTCAAGAGGGGTAGGTATTTGAAAACAGCTGCTTATGGACACTTTGGTAGAGATGATCCTGACTTTTCATGGGAAGTGGTGAAGCCCTTGAAGTGGGAAAAGCCTCAAGAGTAA
- the LOC18774234 gene encoding zinc finger protein 598 isoform X1, with product MDDSCAVCAETLQWVAYGPCGHREVCSTCIIRLRFICGDSHCCICKSESRIVFVTKALGNYTRMINDFSVFPADPMEGQVGLYWYHEGTQAFFDDPDHYKMIKAMCRLSCGVCDKINELRSEGSKRKGEFKNVELLKNHLFHRHGLFMCSLCLGSRKIFICEQKLYTKAQLDRHTETGDSEVDGSETERGGFNGHPMCDFCKNPFYGDNELYMHMSTDHYTCHMCQRQHPGQYEYYNKYDDLENHFSQAHFLCKDEDCLTKKFVVFATESEIKRHNAKEHGGNMSRSRRNIALQIPVSFRFRRSNEQELHGRGHGSHFDAADNQLSLALQASLDTATVERCHNTSSSTQEVFIRQETNELETIVGSFESLATAESEPSSRCSHELRENSRNELQQESAFPPLPVAQSDRRFRNGSEGLSGSTMASRIRRLNKVTVLNSSRSWSTTNRQPKSSASSSHQKKPSSASGLMSSSSSPVFSPSKTAPVRQAVTTGFVSSNFASSRNSTGTSKVTHSSSPPNLIKSSSLNSDFPSVSATQTNKEPASSRRLPRVGDVHTVNKSLVEKIRDALESDENKFSAFKEISAGYRKDIINTEEYLAYVYQFGLSHLVLELARLCPDAEKQRELVETYNFNMKSSGSHEINLCNGSSKSRSKSSKKGKEKCEDNGISSSKYALPDCPINPVRNLQSNHKPPVEDAAVFLKDAIHSAKGKSKISIEDVLPGNQMLTGQNGFQSTGGSSNKNLGTGGGGNKQRKKTPKFLRNRLGNDATELSELGDCEEKKDGDKDPPEGLPVHGVWQNGGGHRLVKMTMRDHIKR from the exons ATGGATGATAGCTGTGCTGTTTGTGCGGAGACACTTCAATGGGTAGCATATGGCCCCTGTGGCCATCGTGAGGTCTGCTCCACCTGCATTATCCGGCTCCGTTTCATATGTGGAGACTCCCATTGCTGCATCTGCAAGAGTGAATCTAGAATCGTCTTTGTCACGAAG GCTTTAGGCAACTATACAAGGATGATTAATGACTTTTCAGTTTTCCCAGCTGATCCAATGGAAGGTCAAGTTGGACTGTACTGGTATCATGAAGGAACACAAGCATTTTTTGATGATCCTGATCACTACAAGATGATAAAGGCCATGTGCAGGCTATCGTGTGGCGTTTGTGATAAGATAAATGAACTAAGGAGTGAAGGGTCAAAGAGAAAAGGGGAGTTTAAAAATGTTGAGCTGctgaaaaatcatttattCCATCGTCATGGGCTGTTCATGTGCAGTCTGTGTTTGGGGAGTAGGAAG ATATTTATCTGTGAGCAAAAGTTATATACTAAAGCACAATTGGATCGGCATACAGAGACAGGTGATTCAGAGGTAGATGGTAGTGAGACTGAAAGAGGTGGATTTAATGGACATCCTATGTGtgatttttgtaaaaatcCATTTTATGGAGATAACGAGCTGTACATGCATATGTCTACCGACCATTATACTTGCCATATGTGCCAAAG GCAGCATCCAGGACAGTATGAATACTATAATAAGTATGATGATTTggag AATCATTTTTCCCAAGCACATTTCTTATGCAAGGATGAGGACTGCCTAACAAAAaagtttgttgtttttgcaACTGAGTCTGAGATAAAG AGGCATAATGCCAAGGAACATGGAGGGAACATGTCTCGCTCTAGGCGTAATATTGCTCTTCAG ATACCAGTGAGCTTCCGGTTTAGGAGAAGTAATGAGCAAGAACTTCATGGTAGAGGACATGGTTCTCATTTTGATGCTGCGGACAATCAACTTTCCTTGGCCCTTCAAGCTAGCCTTGACACAGCCACTGTGGAAAGGTGTCATAATACATCCTCTAGTACCCAAGAAGTTTTTATTCGCCAAGAAACAAACGAACTTGAAACTATTGTTGGTTCTTTTGAGTCATTGGCTACTGCAGAATCTGAGCCATCTTCAAGATGCTCTCATGAATTAAGAGAAAACTCCCGGAATGAACTACAACAAGAATCAGCCTTCCCTCCACTTCCGGTGGCTCAAAGTGACAGGCGATTTAGAAATGGTTCAGAAGGATTGAGTGGTAGTACAATGGCTTCTCGCATACGTCGGCTTAACAAAGTAACAGTCCTGAATTCTTCTCGATCCTGGTCCACCACAAATCGACAACCTAAATCATCTGCCAGTAGTTCTCACCAGAAAAAACCCTCTTCGGCCTCTGGGCTCATGTCATCGTCTAGCTCTCCTGTATTTTCCCCAAGTAAGACTGCTCCAGTTAGACAAGCTGTAACTACTGGGTTTGTATCATCCAATTTTGCTAGTTCAAGAAATTCAACTGGAACCAGCAAGGTCACCCACTCTTCTTCACCTCCAAACCTTATCAAGAGTAGTTCTTTGAACTCTGATTTTCCTTCTGTTTCTGCTActcaaacaaataaagaacCTGCAAGTAGTCGGAGATTACCAAGGGTTGGAGATGTACACACTGTCAACAAGTCTCTTGTGGAAAAAATCCGTGATGCTTTAGAATCTGATGAGAACAAATTCTCTGCATTTAAAGAAATATCTGCAGGGTACCGCAAGGATATAATTAACACAGAGGAATATCTTGCCTATGTCTACCAGTTTGGCCTGTCACATCTGGTTCTTGAGCTAGCTAGACTCTGTCCTGATGCTGAGAAGCAAAGAGAGCTTGTTGAGACTTACaattttaatatgaagagCAGTGGTTCTCATGAAATCAATTTGTGTAATGGCAGCAGCAAGTCAAGGAGCAAAAGTTCcaagaaaggaaaggaaaagtgTGAAGATAATGGAATTAGCAGTTCAAAATATGCTTTGCCAGATTGTCCTATCAACCCTGTGCGGAATTTGCAGTCAAATCATAAACCTCCAGTAGAAGATGCAGCAGTCTTTTTGAAAGATGCTATTCATTCTGCCAAAGGAAAATCAAAGATTTCAATTGAGGATGTACTTCCAGGAAATCAAATGCTGACGGGTCAAAATGGTTTTCAGTCAACTGGTGGCAgctcaaataaaaatttgggaaCTGGGGGAGGAGGTAATAAGCAACGGAAAAAGACTCCAAAGTTTCTCAGAAACCGCCTTGGTAATGATGCTACTGAACTTTCAGAACTTGGTgattgtgaagaaaaaaaagatggagACAAGGATCCACCAGAAGGGTTGCCAGTGCATGGAGTTTGGCAAAATGGAGGTGGTCATAGACTCGTGAAGATGACCATGAGGGATCATATAAAACGATAA
- the LOC18774234 gene encoding zinc finger protein 598 isoform X2, whose translation MEGQVGLYWYHEGTQAFFDDPDHYKMIKAMCRLSCGVCDKINELRSEGSKRKGEFKNVELLKNHLFHRHGLFMCSLCLGSRKIFICEQKLYTKAQLDRHTETGDSEVDGSETERGGFNGHPMCDFCKNPFYGDNELYMHMSTDHYTCHMCQRQHPGQYEYYNKYDDLENHFSQAHFLCKDEDCLTKKFVVFATESEIKRHNAKEHGGNMSRSRRNIALQIPVSFRFRRSNEQELHGRGHGSHFDAADNQLSLALQASLDTATVERCHNTSSSTQEVFIRQETNELETIVGSFESLATAESEPSSRCSHELRENSRNELQQESAFPPLPVAQSDRRFRNGSEGLSGSTMASRIRRLNKVTVLNSSRSWSTTNRQPKSSASSSHQKKPSSASGLMSSSSSPVFSPSKTAPVRQAVTTGFVSSNFASSRNSTGTSKVTHSSSPPNLIKSSSLNSDFPSVSATQTNKEPASSRRLPRVGDVHTVNKSLVEKIRDALESDENKFSAFKEISAGYRKDIINTEEYLAYVYQFGLSHLVLELARLCPDAEKQRELVETYNFNMKSSGSHEINLCNGSSKSRSKSSKKGKEKCEDNGISSSKYALPDCPINPVRNLQSNHKPPVEDAAVFLKDAIHSAKGKSKISIEDVLPGNQMLTGQNGFQSTGGSSNKNLGTGGGGNKQRKKTPKFLRNRLGNDATELSELGDCEEKKDGDKDPPEGLPVHGVWQNGGGHRLVKMTMRDHIKR comes from the exons ATGGAAGGTCAAGTTGGACTGTACTGGTATCATGAAGGAACACAAGCATTTTTTGATGATCCTGATCACTACAAGATGATAAAGGCCATGTGCAGGCTATCGTGTGGCGTTTGTGATAAGATAAATGAACTAAGGAGTGAAGGGTCAAAGAGAAAAGGGGAGTTTAAAAATGTTGAGCTGctgaaaaatcatttattCCATCGTCATGGGCTGTTCATGTGCAGTCTGTGTTTGGGGAGTAGGAAG ATATTTATCTGTGAGCAAAAGTTATATACTAAAGCACAATTGGATCGGCATACAGAGACAGGTGATTCAGAGGTAGATGGTAGTGAGACTGAAAGAGGTGGATTTAATGGACATCCTATGTGtgatttttgtaaaaatcCATTTTATGGAGATAACGAGCTGTACATGCATATGTCTACCGACCATTATACTTGCCATATGTGCCAAAG GCAGCATCCAGGACAGTATGAATACTATAATAAGTATGATGATTTggag AATCATTTTTCCCAAGCACATTTCTTATGCAAGGATGAGGACTGCCTAACAAAAaagtttgttgtttttgcaACTGAGTCTGAGATAAAG AGGCATAATGCCAAGGAACATGGAGGGAACATGTCTCGCTCTAGGCGTAATATTGCTCTTCAG ATACCAGTGAGCTTCCGGTTTAGGAGAAGTAATGAGCAAGAACTTCATGGTAGAGGACATGGTTCTCATTTTGATGCTGCGGACAATCAACTTTCCTTGGCCCTTCAAGCTAGCCTTGACACAGCCACTGTGGAAAGGTGTCATAATACATCCTCTAGTACCCAAGAAGTTTTTATTCGCCAAGAAACAAACGAACTTGAAACTATTGTTGGTTCTTTTGAGTCATTGGCTACTGCAGAATCTGAGCCATCTTCAAGATGCTCTCATGAATTAAGAGAAAACTCCCGGAATGAACTACAACAAGAATCAGCCTTCCCTCCACTTCCGGTGGCTCAAAGTGACAGGCGATTTAGAAATGGTTCAGAAGGATTGAGTGGTAGTACAATGGCTTCTCGCATACGTCGGCTTAACAAAGTAACAGTCCTGAATTCTTCTCGATCCTGGTCCACCACAAATCGACAACCTAAATCATCTGCCAGTAGTTCTCACCAGAAAAAACCCTCTTCGGCCTCTGGGCTCATGTCATCGTCTAGCTCTCCTGTATTTTCCCCAAGTAAGACTGCTCCAGTTAGACAAGCTGTAACTACTGGGTTTGTATCATCCAATTTTGCTAGTTCAAGAAATTCAACTGGAACCAGCAAGGTCACCCACTCTTCTTCACCTCCAAACCTTATCAAGAGTAGTTCTTTGAACTCTGATTTTCCTTCTGTTTCTGCTActcaaacaaataaagaacCTGCAAGTAGTCGGAGATTACCAAGGGTTGGAGATGTACACACTGTCAACAAGTCTCTTGTGGAAAAAATCCGTGATGCTTTAGAATCTGATGAGAACAAATTCTCTGCATTTAAAGAAATATCTGCAGGGTACCGCAAGGATATAATTAACACAGAGGAATATCTTGCCTATGTCTACCAGTTTGGCCTGTCACATCTGGTTCTTGAGCTAGCTAGACTCTGTCCTGATGCTGAGAAGCAAAGAGAGCTTGTTGAGACTTACaattttaatatgaagagCAGTGGTTCTCATGAAATCAATTTGTGTAATGGCAGCAGCAAGTCAAGGAGCAAAAGTTCcaagaaaggaaaggaaaagtgTGAAGATAATGGAATTAGCAGTTCAAAATATGCTTTGCCAGATTGTCCTATCAACCCTGTGCGGAATTTGCAGTCAAATCATAAACCTCCAGTAGAAGATGCAGCAGTCTTTTTGAAAGATGCTATTCATTCTGCCAAAGGAAAATCAAAGATTTCAATTGAGGATGTACTTCCAGGAAATCAAATGCTGACGGGTCAAAATGGTTTTCAGTCAACTGGTGGCAgctcaaataaaaatttgggaaCTGGGGGAGGAGGTAATAAGCAACGGAAAAAGACTCCAAAGTTTCTCAGAAACCGCCTTGGTAATGATGCTACTGAACTTTCAGAACTTGGTgattgtgaagaaaaaaaagatggagACAAGGATCCACCAGAAGGGTTGCCAGTGCATGGAGTTTGGCAAAATGGAGGTGGTCATAGACTCGTGAAGATGACCATGAGGGATCATATAAAACGATAA